One genomic region from Geotrypetes seraphini chromosome 13, aGeoSer1.1, whole genome shotgun sequence encodes:
- the LOC117347771 gene encoding death-associated protein 1-like isoform X1 produces the protein METRAGHPPAVKAGGMRIVRKHHCSGDQQNQEKDKDSKEWESSSPPKQTLIISGAITRGDKDFPPAAAQVAHQKPQPCVEKLPPPHHINQHIHQPRK, from the exons ATGGAGACACGCGCAGGGCACCCGCCTGCAG TAAAAGCAGGAGGAATGCGCATTGTCCGAAAACATCACTGTAGCGGTGATCAGCAGAACCAGGAGAAAGACAAGGACAGTAAAGAATGGGAAAGCAGCAG CCCACCCAAACAAACCCTTATCATATCAGGAGCAATAACCAGG GGTGACAAAGACTTTCCTCCAGCTGCTGCCCAGGTGGCCCATCAGAAGCCTCAGCCGTGCGTGGAGAAACTTCCACCTCCACATCATATTAATCAACATATACACCAGCCACGCAAGTGA
- the LOC117347771 gene encoding death-associated protein 1-like isoform X2: MRIVRKHHCSGDQQNQEKDKDSKEWESSSPPKQTLIISGAITRGDKDFPPAAAQVAHQKPQPCVEKLPPPHHINQHIHQPRK, encoded by the exons ATGCGCATTGTCCGAAAACATCACTGTAGCGGTGATCAGCAGAACCAGGAGAAAGACAAGGACAGTAAAGAATGGGAAAGCAGCAG CCCACCCAAACAAACCCTTATCATATCAGGAGCAATAACCAGG GGTGACAAAGACTTTCCTCCAGCTGCTGCCCAGGTGGCCCATCAGAAGCCTCAGCCGTGCGTGGAGAAACTTCCACCTCCACATCATATTAATCAACATATACACCAGCCACGCAAGTGA